GCAATGGATATAGGATTGGTTAAATGGAGCACATCCTCCAGGACACCATTGACAATTGAACAGCGTTATTGTTACTGTTCATGCGTTAGGCGATGGCTGCGACTCACCCTGGAGCAAATACTGATCACCGCCCCCGCCAACTTTCAGACGGCTATGGGGCTCAAGGCAAGATCGCCTGCGAGGAATGTCGGAAGCGCAAGGTCCGCTGCGATGGGGAGTCGCCCAGGTGCGGTGCCTGCGTGGACGGCGGCTTGACATGTAGAATCATTGCCAGGAAATCGGCCAGAGGGCCAAAGAAGGGTCTTCTGAGGACCCTCCGAATGCAAGTTGGTATGTATACTGCTTAGATACCGCAGAGATAGACTGACCAGTGTGATAGCTGAGCTCAAGGACCGTCTGCAGGAACGCGGACCAGGGAGTTTGAAAACCGAGCAAGACGATACATCAGCGAAGTGCTTGCAGTTCAGCCAGGTCGACCACGATCCAGTTATATCCACTAACATACCTCCCTCTAATGGCACGCTGTCCCCTGACGGCTGCCCAATGGGGGGACAGTCTCCTAATGGGGCCTGTCTCTCTGATCTCGAAAAATCAGATCTGTGAGCCTTTCGCTTTAAGCAGTATGGATAAGTATCCTGACACGCACAGAACCGATCTGTACTTTGACCGGGTCCACCCATGCATGCCCTTTATCCAAAGACGCCGCTTCTTCAACTGGGCCAGTAGTCCACATTTGACACCCGGCCAGGCGTGCCTGAAGCTTGCCATGTGGACCGTCGCTGCCTCGCTCTCATCACAGTATACCAGAACCGCCAAGGGCCTCTACCTGCAGACGCGAAGGGAACTCGAGGAACTCGAACTCAACAGCTTCGGCTTAGACCCTGTTCACATTGAACAAGTCCAGGCGTGGGCATTGGTCTCGCTTTACGAGTTCCTGCAAATGTTCTACAGAAGAGGCTGGCTCAGCCTGGGCCGTGCGTGCCGATTAGTCCACCCATTGGGGCTATACAAGATCGATTGCGAGAACAACATCCTGACGGAAGCAATGGAGCATTCACCAACGGAGACAGAGGAAAGACGACGCACCTTTTGGATGATCTACTGCGTTGATCGCCTCGTCAGCATACGAAACGACTGGCCACTCAACTTCAGTGAATTCGTCGTAAGTAGCCTTCCACCCATCTGACTGTCCTGTATTGATTCGTCATGAAGATCTGCACCCggctcccagtcccagaacCAGACTTCCAAGACGAAAACCCGCGACTCGGCCCATTCCTCTCTGAATCCATGGCCTCCGAGTCCCCCCTATCCGCCTTTACGCAACTaatcatcttcgtcaccaTCTGCGGGCGCTGCGCCTCCCACCGACAGCAGACACTAGTGGAATCCGTCTACGGAAACACTAACAGCGACTTCTGGGAGAGACATCGGTGGATCCACGCGAGTCTGCGCCAGAAACTGCAGCTTATCTCGTATACATCCGATGCGGCGGTGTGGTCATCTGGTCCGATGCATCTCTTCGCGACTATGATGGCGCATGCCACTGTTATATACCTGCACAATATCCTACGGGATTTCCTTGCCGAGGATGATATGGGCGAAGAGGCAGTTTGTCTGTACAAGGATGCGCAGAGTGCAGCGGCCCAAGTTGCGATTCTGTGTCGGTCGCTGGATAGTTTGAGTGTTTTCAAGGTATCTCTTAACTCCTTCCGTTTTATGATTCTATGCTAACAGACAAGATCCATCCATTCACCCCGTATATGGTGTACTCTGCCGCGGAATTGCTATCCCATGAGAAAGGGGGTCCTGCCGAGATACACTTTTCTGAGCTCGTCTCCTTCCTGCACCGGTTAAAGCCCGTTAATCAACTGGCCGATAGCTATCTGAGACAGCTGCCGCTTCTATAGGCTGACCAGCACGTTGGAATAAAAAACCAAATTATTGGTGGTAAAGTCTGAGGTTgttaataataaaagtgTTGAACTTGATCATTAAGGTGCCAATCCTCAGTTCCTCGAGTTGTATACACTTCTCCCATAGTTTATTTCCATTAAGGATTAggttactattatttatgaAATTGTTTTACTTTCCTCAATCTATTCCATAGAATGATGAATCCAAAAACCAGCCACGATTCCAATAGTCTGGTCTTTCTACATCCCTACCGTCACTAAATCACCAGTATATCAATGTCACTCTATTAGGGTACTCAAAGAATATGTATATCTGCTAAAAACCAacatgaaaagaaaaatcaAATATGCAGCATCCCAACAACCgtcctcgctttcctcctccatttCCCCGTATCCTGGTCCATACTATACTTCCGGCGATACGGCCATCTAAACCACGCGCCCCTCTTCGCCGAGATAGCAGCATCAGTATCCGTAGACATTGGCGCCAGAGACGATAGAGTCGGCGCAGCCGGCATGCTCGCAGCCCTCGTGTACACTCTATACTTGCGATTTTGCATATCCACACTATGAACAAACTCGGCGAAGACGGATGTCCTCAATGCCTCGGCAATTTGCTGGACGGTCTGTTCAAGCATCGACGGTTGAGGCGTGGGTTGGTGAGCTAGTAATGCATGCCGTTGCTGGGTGGTGATGTTAATCTCATTGCGAGACCCGGGGATTATATAGTGCGAGACGAGGTTCTGCCATAATGTAGAGAGTGCGTCGCGCTGTGGGTGTTCGTGTTCGTGTTCTGTGGCTGATTCGGGCTCTGGGGAAGACAGAAAGTAGAGGGTTGCGTAGTGCCGGAAGCCAAGCAGGAATTGGAGGGATTCGATGGCATGGCGCTGGACCAGGAAGTCCTTGAACGCGGATAGTGTGAAGGGCTCGGGGGCTGTATTGTCTAGGACATCTTGGAACGAGGGCCGGAATGGGTGGTAGGGACTCTCAAAAGAAACCATGTCTATATGGGCTGAGGTTTGGATAAGAAACGCATTGTTCGATCT
The nucleotide sequence above comes from Aspergillus puulaauensis MK2 DNA, chromosome 3, nearly complete sequence. Encoded proteins:
- a CDS encoding Zn(II)2Cys6 transcription factor (COG:S;~EggNog:ENOG410PJX8;~InterPro:IPR036864,IPR007219,IPR001138;~PFAM:PF00172,PF04082;~go_function: GO:0000981 - DNA-binding transcription factor activity, RNA polymerase II-specific [Evidence IEA];~go_function: GO:0003677 - DNA binding [Evidence IEA];~go_function: GO:0008270 - zinc ion binding [Evidence IEA];~go_process: GO:0006351 - transcription, DNA-templated [Evidence IEA];~go_process: GO:0006355 - regulation of transcription, DNA-templated [Evidence IEA]), which translates into the protein MAATHPGANTDHRPRQLSDGYGAQGKIACEECRKRKVRCDGESPRCGACVDGGLTCRIIARKSARGPKKGLLRTLRMQVAELKDRLQERGPGSLKTEQDDTSAKCLQFSQVDHDPVISTNIPPSNGTLSPDGCPMGGQSPNGACLSDLEKSDLTDLYFDRVHPCMPFIQRRRFFNWASSPHLTPGQACLKLAMWTVAASLSSQYTRTAKGLYLQTRRELEELELNSFGLDPVHIEQVQAWALVSLYEFLQMFYRRGWLSLGRACRLVHPLGLYKIDCENNILTEAMEHSPTETEERRRTFWMIYCVDRLVSIRNDWPLNFSEFVICTRLPVPEPDFQDENPRLGPFLSESMASESPLSAFTQLIIFVTICGRCASHRQQTLVESVYGNTNSDFWERHRWIHASLRQKLQLISYTSDAAVWSSGPMHLFATMMAHATVIYLHNILRDFLAEDDMGEEAVCLYKDAQSAAAQVAILCRSLDSLSVFKIHPFTPYMVYSAAELLSHEKGGPAEIHFSELVSFLHRLKPVNQLADSYLRQLPLL
- a CDS encoding uncharacterized protein (COG:T;~EggNog:ENOG410PPQJ;~InterPro:IPR016137,IPR036305;~PFAM:PF00615;~antiSMASH:Cluster_3.3); translated protein: MVSFESPYHPFRPSFQDVLDNTAPEPFTLSAFKDFLVQRHAIESLQFLLGFRHYATLYFLSSPEPESATEHEHEHPQRDALSTLWQNLVSHYIIPGSRNEINITTQQRHALLAHQPTPQPSMLEQTVQQIAEALRTSVFAEFVHSVDMQNRKYRVYTRAASMPAAPTLSSLAPMSTDTDAAISAKRGAWFRWPYRRKYSMDQDTGKWRRKARTVVGMLHI